A single region of the Leishmania donovani BPK282A1 complete genome, chromosome 19 genome encodes:
- a CDS encoding transporter, putative translates to MGDLYLGMMLITATTVGKIILCALAGMLVSRYFSNPKETLTGLSYISARVFLPCLLFANLSMNVTWEQLSKFYWAPLFALLPMGIGFLSSMLVRAVLRREYHFVVILASSFQNGLTFPVSVLLNLKGIEWFTGAAVVDAQSYIFLYNVVCSIGLWALGDPMIAYAKTKEVESEEANDEELVARRRPYSMDGRVDGEAEGKEKAQSSPHTAAAAQQGHATAHEQLEWYRPAQASDKPIMLPPGSPGILLDDEMRITNSKLKPRDDRLKRLGRIALTSIQSPTVLSSIIALIISLTPPLQRLAKSPFGEPFVGGMALVGKGAIPLHLVVLGSSVAASRPKAHPTSSAKRAQVTISSPTTSAPLPTSADGTVFDVSASQPGTGVNALRYWITSRVQPQILFTCCAVVTRLVIIPCICFLALHILVKAGLMPSEKPFLLSMLVAIISPTAINSTLICTMREYHVRDYSHMMFFMYLSSIITSSVWLFCILLYLSD, encoded by the coding sequence ATGGGGGACCTGTACTTGGGTATGATGCTCATCACCGCCACAACGGTGGGCAAGATCATACTGTGCGCCCTCGCGGGCATGCTCGTCTCGAGGTACTTCTCTAACCCGAAAGAAACTCTGACAGGTCTCAGTTACATTTCCGCGAGGGTGTTTCTCCCCTGTCTGCTGTTCGCAAACCTGTCCATGAACGTGACGTGGGAGCAGCTGAGCAAATTCTATTGGGCACCGTTatttgcgctgctgccgatgggGATCGGCTTCCTGTCCTCGATGCTGGTGCGTGCCGTTCTCAGAAGGGAGTACCACTTCGTCGTAATCCTTGCCAGCTCCTTCCAGAATGGCCTCACGTTCCCCGTGAGCGTGCTGCTTAACCTGAAGGGCATCGAGTGGTTCACAGGGGCTGCCGTCGTGGACGCGCAGTCCTACATCTTCCTGTACAACGTGGTCTGCTCGATAGGGCTGTGGGCTCTCGGTGACCCCATGATCGCCTACGCGAAGACGAAGGAAGTGGAGTCTGAGGAGGCCAATGATGAGGAGTTGGTGGCCAGGCGGCGTCCGTACAGCATGGATGGGCGTGTCGACGGCGAAGCGGAGGGCAAGGAAAAGGCGCAGTCGTCGCCgcacacggcagcagcggcgcagcagggcCATGCCACCGCGCATGAGCAACTCGAGTGGTATCGGCCGGCGCAGGCAAGTGATAAGCCGATCATGCTGCCACCAGGGTCCCCTGGGATTCTGCTAGATGATGAGATGCGCATTACAAATTCGAAGTTGAAGCCGAGGGACGATCGTCTCAAGCGTCTGGGCCGGATCGCTCTCACCTCGATCCAGTCCCCAACAGTGCTGAGCAGCATCATCGCCCTCATTATCTCCCTTAcaccgccactgcagcggctggcaAAGAGCCCTTTTGGCGAGCCCTTCGTCGGTGGCATGGCCCTCGTCGGCAAGGGTGCCATCCCGCTGCATCTGGTGGTGCTGGGCTCCTCCGTCGCGGCCAGCCGCCCCAAGGCCCACCCGACATCGTCGGCGAAGAGGGCGCAGGTGACAATATCGTCTCCCACCACATCTGCCCCACTGCCGACGAGCGCAGACGGCACCGTCTTTGACGTGTCCGCGTCGCAGCCCGGAACAGGAGTCAACGCCCTTCGTTATTGGATCACCTCGAGGGTGCAGCCGCAGATTCTCTTCACATGCTGCGCAGTGGTGACGCGGCTCGTGATTATTCCGTGCATCTGCTTCCTTGCCCTGCACATTCTTGTGAAGGCGGGTCTCATGCCAAGCGAGAAGCCATTCTTGCTCTCGATGCTGGTGGCCATCATATCGCCTACCGCCATCAACTCGACGCTGATCTGCACCATGCGTGAATATCACGTCCGCGACTACTCGCACATGATGTTTTTTATGTACCTCAGCAGCATCATCACATCCTCCGTATGGCTTTTCTGCATCCTCTTGTACTTGTCGGACTAG
- a CDS encoding SNARE protein, putative: protein MAAVVDASGTVEGELRQAKDTLKTLCTLAEQAERGAMVDYGLAQRLMHEVSDRVRPLAQGTMNSFAGTTAVSSSGATLHARAGAGCSQNVTPLQRRRAEQVLSEVKLIETTLHRYAKKAEQQATYVSDLKSLVGNGTGAYRQNYEAMDHLEREKKSLQYARQRMQAMESESRDVLAALQDQGRRLGGVGSKLGNLLETLGVSNMTILQIVRRNKADAWLVYGGIALLLFFLWYIW from the coding sequence atggcggcggtggtggacgcAAGCGGCACTGTGGAGGGGGAGCTGCGACAGGCGAAGGACACACTGAAAACGCTGTGCACGCTTGCCGAGCAAGCCGAGCGCGGCGCCATGGTGGACTATGGCTTAGCCCAGAGACTCATGCACGAGGTTTCCGACCGCGTGCGGCCTTTGGCGCAAGGCACCATGAACAGCTtcgccggcaccaccgccgtgtcctccagcggcgccacgctgcacgctcgcgccggcgccgggtGCTCGCAAAACGTTACACCGCTACAACGACGACGCGCCGAGCAGGTGCTATCGGAGGTGAAGCTAATCGAAACGACACTGCACCGCTACGCCaagaaggcggagcagcaggccaCCTACGTGTCTGATCTGAAGTCGCTTGTCGGCAATGGCACCGGGGCGTATCGCCAAAACTACGAAGCGATGGACCACCTAGAGCGCGAGAAAAAGAGCCTGCAGTACGCTCGGCAGCGCATGCAGGCAATGGAGTCGGAGAGCCGCGATGTGCTGGCGGCCCTGCAAGATCAAGGTCGCCGACTTGGCGGTGTAGGTAGCAAGCTTGGTAATTTGCTGGAGACCCTGGGCGTGTCGAACATGACAATTCTGCAGATTGTACGGCGGAACAAGGCGGATGCGTGGCTGGTGTACGGCGGGATCGCGCTGCTTCTGTTCTTCCTGTGGTACATTTGGTAG
- a CDS encoding signal recognition particle protein, putative encodes MSEVLKLEKTLRKQTTSDDVQASKIASTAERILSLQPNHVYAMQCKSVALLHSGRFAAALSVLENLQLEATPFKNSATFHLHKAYCHYRLMQYTEARAELQERQQRGPMSAAARHLLAQIHYNLEEYAEAAAMYAELVADGAYRDDVEKQELLTNYTASLSACAPEKVAAVVRDEADEKTPDLLFNLATAQVEAQNYEAAQATLLQAEQLCAAIFPKSKLRSLKDALAASSEVLQAQLGVQLGAPTSIGGSSSIATSPERCFFNEVCSNWVQQAYVAFMRHREDDARRIVDLILTCKPSSAVTSAVAGILYTALQRSADFFDSHRKLKAAQHVKVLPRLTSKQLIAVQYNTALLQLSAGALDRCTRTVEQMEKAHPNNELTHSLRLVLAVRELKKKKPLPANSPSSASRPTRTATDSARDVQECVRNYEAEATRHQGAGSSEAGNRKRHRFLQLITAQLFLEQGDLAHAVETLKALEDSTVARRPTTVMTMAAWEAQIGDVNAAMALLRERLTATTCGYSIAVKKAVLLWAVQDLAMARGHYAAVGQLLKAVQAADASLEKDREVTALLVICLAETDLAAAKRVIATLDADAAAALSGAGSNSHTAPSDKQIEALVRGNPGAAAMSELGYRRVTAVDQEGAAADGGRAASGAGLPQRRRRAMRRPAKNMDGKPDPERWIPMSLRSYIKDLPERRKKELRRLRAFDQEQKRRAAAAASHKQKKDEQLQRQHVAEASPVASAA; translated from the coding sequence ATGTCCGAGGTGTTAAAGCTGGAAAAGACGCTGCGGAAGCAGACGACGTCCGACGACGTGCAAGCTTCCAAAATCGCCTCCACGGCGGAACGCATCTTGTCCTTGCAGCCGAACCACGTGTACGCGATGCAGTGCAAGTCTGTCGCCCTGCTCCACAGCGGGCggttcgctgctgcgctgagCGTGCTAGAAAACCTCCAGCTCGAGGCAACGCCCTTCAAAAACAGCGCGACCTTCCACCTGCACAAGGCCTACTGCCATTACCGTCTCATGCAATACACTGAGGCCAGGGCGGAGCTGCAAGAGCGGCAGCAAAGGGGGCCCATGTCCGCGGCGGCCCGCCACCTGCTGGCCCAGATCCACTACAACCTCGAGGAGtacgccgaggcggccgccatgTACGCGGAACTCGTAGCCGACGGTGCCTACCGCGACGACGTGGAGAAACAGGAGCTGCTCACCAACTACACGGCCTCTCTATCCGCCTGTGCGCCGGAGAAGgttgcggcggtggtgcgtgaTGAGGCGGACGAGAAGACACCTGACCTGCTCTTTAATCTTGCCACCGCTCAGGTGGAAGCGCAAAACTACGAGGCCGCGCAGGCCACTCTACTCCAAGCAGAGCAACTGTGTGCTGCCATCTTCCCGAAGAGCAAGCTGCGCTCTCTGAAAGATGCGCTTGCTGCTAGCAgtgaggtgctgcaggcacaGCTCGGCGTCCAGCTCGGGGCACCGACGAGCATCGGTGGTAGCAGCTCTATCGCCACCTCACCGGAGCGCTGTTTCTTCAACGAGGTGTGCAGCAACTGGGTGCAGCAGGCGTACGTTGCCTTCATGCGGCACCGCGAAGATGACGCGCGACGCATTGTTGATCTGATCCTCACGTGCAAGCCGAGCTCCGCCGTCacgagcgccgtcgccggcatTCTGTATACggccctgcagcgcagcgcggaCTTCTTCGACTCACACCGCAAGCTCAAGGCGGCCCAGCACGTCAAGGTGTTGCCGCGCCTCACATCGAAGCAGCTCATCGCCGTTCAGTACAACACggccctgctgcagctgagcgCCGGCGCCCTCGACCGTTGCACCCGCACAGTAGAGCagatggagaaggcgcacCCTAACAACGAGCTGACGCACTCGCTGCGTCTCGTGCTGGCCGTGCGCGAGCTCAAGAAGAAGAAGCCCCTGCCAGCGAactcgccgtcgtcggcctcGAGGCCCACAAGGACCGCGACGGACAGCGCGCGTGACGTACAGGAGTGCGTGCGCAACTACGAAGCGGAGGCTACGCGGCACCAGGGTGCTGGGAGCTCGGAGGCCGGAAACCGGAAGCGCCATCGCTTCCTGCAGCTCATCACTGCCCAGCTCTTCCTCGAACAGGGCGACCTGGCGCACGCCGTGGAGACGCTGAAAGCGCTGGAGGACTCCACAGTGGCGCGGCGTCCGACGACGGTGATGACGATGGCCGCCTGGGAGGCGCAGATTGGCGACGTCAACGCTGCCATGGCGTTGCTGCGCGAGCGGCTCACTGCCACGACTTGTGGCTACTCTATCGCTGTAAAGAAGGCAGTATTGCTCTGGGCCGTCCAGGACCTCGCCATGGCTCGCGGCCACTACGCTGCTGTGGGGCAGCTGCTCAAAGCGGTGCAAGCTGCGGACGCAAGCCTGGAGAAGGACCGCGAGGTGACGGCGTTGCTGGTCATATGTCTCGCCGAAACGGACTTGGCTGCGGCGAAGCGCGTCATTGCCACCCTCGAcgcggacgccgcggcggcgctgagcggcgctggcagcaaCAGTCACACCGCCCCGTCGGATAAGCAGATcgaggcgctggtgcgcgggaatcccggcgccgccgccatgagCGAACTGGGGTATCGTCgcgtgacggcggtggaTCAGGagggcgctgccgctgatggaggccgcgccgccagtggtgctggcctgccgcagcgccgtcgccgcgccaTGCGTCGCCCTGCGAAGAACATGGATGGCAAGCCAGACCCTGAGCGCTGGATCCCGATGTCGTTGCGCTCCTACATCAAGGATCTGCCGGAGCGACGCAAGAAGGAGctgaggcggctgcgcgccttcgaccaggagcagaagcgccgtgccgcagcagcggcaagccACAAGCAGAAGAAGGACGAGCAACTTCAGCGGCAACATGTGGCAGAGGCCTCCCCCGTCGCCTCAGCTGCGTAA
- a CDS encoding ATP-binding cassette protein subfamily F, member 2, putative: MGKPKYLKKKQAAAAAGSEEGADKDVGDNTESTNGSPTTANALGKKSEAAKEEPHSSGAMVSFANPVYRQGVNDILVEKLDISYQGNAILENATLNLVSGHRYGLVGPNGCGKSTLLRVLGCHEIPFPSHVDRYYVSQEVEASDMSALDAVLAVDKEREKLESEMEDLALGDQEDPHVLSRLDDIYKRLDELDADTAAARAGKILFGLGFTKEMQRRPTKAFSGGWRMRISLAQALFINPTVLLLDEPTNHLDIEAVVWLENYLSKFKKTLFMVSHSQDFMNNVCTDICHMHLKKLNCYDGNYDQYCITREEKESNQIKKYQWEQNQIKNMKDYIARFGHGSAKLARQAQSKEKTLAKMTRGGLTDAVVKDSRINFEFPCAGPLPPPMLQFREVSFNYPGRPSLFTNLDLGVNMDSRICLVGPNGAGKTTLTKLMCRELEPTAGYVAKNAHCVMARFHQHFVDQINMDLTPLEWMSQEYPEVTQPPILRSALGRFGVSGKAQMTPMKTLSDGQKSRVVFAWMAYKRPHFMILDEPTNHLDIESIDALADAINSFEGAVVVVSHDLRLLAQIADEIWIVEKGEAKRFNGDIADYKEHVQNEVSRMMQSYAASL, translated from the coding sequence ATGGGAAAGCCAAAGTACCTCAAAAAGAagcaggccgccgccgccgcaggctCCGAGGAAGGCGCGGACAAGGACGTGGGTGACAACACTGAGAGCACAAACGGttcgccgacgacggcgaacGCGCTTGGCAAGAAGTCGGAAGCGGCCAAGGAGGAGCCGCACAGCTCCGGAGCCATGGTTTCCTTTGCCAACCCCGTCTACCGCCAAGGCGTGAACGACATACTCGTCGAGAAGCTTGACATCAGCTATCAGGGCAACGCCATCCTGGAGAACGCGACGCTCAACCTCGTGAGCGGGCACCGCTACGGCCTCGTGGGCCCAAACGGGTGCGGCAAATCGACgttgctgcgcgtgctgggCTGCCATGAGATTCCCTTCCCGTCGCACGTGGACCGCTACTACGTTTCCCAAGAGGTGGAGGCCTCCGACATGTCCGCGCTGGACGCCGTGCTCGCCGTCGACAAGGAGCGCGAGAAACTCGAGTCGGAGATGGAGGATCTGGCGCTCGGTGACCAGGAGGACCCGCACGTGCTGAGCCGTCTGGATGACATCTACAAGCGTCTCGACGAGCTCGACGCcgacacggcggccgcgcgcgctggcaAGATTTTGTTCGGTCTCGGCTTTACGAaggagatgcagcggcgcccgaCGAAGGCGTTCTCCGGCGGTTGGCGTATGCGCATCtcgctggcgcaggcgctgttCATCAACCCCACCGTGCTACTGCTGGATGAGCCGACGAACCACCTAGATATCGAGGCCGTTGTGTGGCTCGAGAACTACCTCAGCAAGTTCAAGAAGACGCTCTTCATGGTGTCACACTCGCAAGACTTCATGAACAACGTCTGCACGGACATCTGCCACATGCACCTGAAGAAGCTTAACTGCTACGACGGCAACTACGACCAGTATTGCATCACCcgggaagagaaggaaagcaaCCAGATAAAGAAGTACCAATGGGAGCAGAACCAGATCAAGAACATGAAGGATTACATTGCTCGCTTCGGTCACGGTAGTGCCAAGCTCGCCCGTCAGGCGCAGTCCAAGGAGAAGACGCTGGCGAAGATGACCCGCGGCGGTCTCACGGACGCGGTCGTCAAGGACAGCCGCATCAACTTCGAGTTCCCGTGCGCCGgcccgctgccaccgccgatgCTGCAATTCCGAGAGGTCTCCTTCAACTACCCGGGTCGCCCGTCCCTCTTCACGAACCTCGATCTCGGCGTCAACATGGATTCCCGCATATGTCTCGTTGGCCCCAACGGTGCTGGTAAGACGACTCTGACGAAGCTCATGTGCCGCGAGCTGGAGCCGACCGCCGGGTACGTAGCGAAGAACGCGCACTGCGTCATGGCCCGCTTCCACCAGCACTTTGTGGACCAAATCAACATGGATCTGACGCCGCTGGAGTGGATGTCGCAGGAATACCCGGAGgtgacgcagccgccgaTTTTGCGCAGTGCCCTGGGCCGCTTTGGCGTGTCTGGCAAAGCGCAGATGACGCCGATGAAGACGCTCTCGGACGGGCAGAAGTCGCGTGTGGTGTTCGCGTGGATGGCATACAAGCGCCCGCACTTTATGATTCTCGATGAGCCGACGAACCACCTGGACATCGAGTCCATCGACGCCCTCGCCGACGCCATCAACAGCTTCGAGGGTGCCGTCGTGGTCGTCTCGCACGACCTGCGGCTCCTGGCGCAGATCGCCGATGAAATCTGGATCGTTGAGAAGGGCGAAGCAAAGCGCTTTAATGGCGACATTGCCGACTACAAGGAGCACGTGCAAAATGAGGTGAGCCGCATGATGCAGAGCTACGCGGCCTCGCTGTAA
- a CDS encoding ATG8/AUT7/APG8/PAZ2, putative, translated as MSMYQSLIPSDARRAECERVCREHPEQLPVVVESANSSHVRFLAVPRDATVADLEAEVRQTLGTTNKKVALAIEGCSPAATTVVGDIFDACKQVDGFLYVSCAREPSMGAKDFCCFGNTGKYFADIENNPNLLGSL; from the coding sequence ATGTCCATGTACCAGTCGTTGATCCCTTCCGACGCGCGCCGTGCGGAgtgcgagcgtgtgtgccgcgAGCACCCCGAGCAGCTGCCGGTCGTGGTCGAATCGGCCAACTCGAGCCATGTCCGCTTCCTCGCCGTGCCGCGCGACGCCACCGTGGCTGACCTCGAGGCTGAGGTGCGCCAGACGCTGGGGACGACAAACAAgaaggtggcgctggcgatCGAGGGCTGCAGTCCTGCTGCGACAACGGTGGTGGGCGACATCTTCGACGCCTGCAAGCAGGTCGACGGCTTCCTCTACgtctcgtgcgcgcgcgagccgTCGATGGGCGCCAAGGACTTTTGCTGTTTTGGCAACACGGGCAAGTACTTCGCGGATATCGAGAATAACCCGAACCTGCTTGGCTCCTTGTAA
- a CDS encoding ATG8/AUT7/APG8/PAZ2, putative — protein MRAVLVRSARARRISFMLSSPHVVAPFSHFSLPRPRVFVPPSRSLSADALDLPFVSDAPPVASVQPTTHILRIPGILLPWMARVCFSFH, from the coding sequence ATGAgagcggtgctggtgcggtCGGCAAGAGCGAGGCGGATCTCATTCATGCTGTCTTCTCCCCATGTTGTCGCGCCCTTCTCGCACTTCTCTCTGCCGCGACCCCGAGTTTTCGTACCTCCCTCTCGCAGCCTCTCTGCTGATGCTCTCGATCTTCCATTCGTTAGTGATGCTCCGCCTGTTGCCTCGGTTCAGCCGACTACACACATTCTGCGTATCCCGGGAATACTGCTGCCGTGGATGGCGCGTGTTTGCTTTTCCTTTCATTGA
- a CDS encoding folate/biopterin transporter, putative has translation MTSESHLEEADDNLHNRHADTQVLADVDNEYSDEYVHPGARRLYVKLPFMQHIPIFSEAATSYGPGCIGSLGICYLLCKGIANSIIGYAKQPLFMNRYGISGLRYQRLSSITSMGWSIKAFTAMLCDAFAAFGYTKRWYMFASCLLGGVFALILGLLPAKESSANTACAFIFLTAFSKANVDILSEGLYSRLMRRRPKAGAALVSWIWWFIMVGAIIAAAIQGPLSDSSMVQVGIFIAAGLQVVCALIFFFNLYEERTNRVERWEDALALEAEMRAELGMDVAAAQARLRAQMQLAHKSPCSTSTEVEPITMPMKDVAPHEGQRLKVSGALVTELADTAEQDDEDLQSLEAAARARVGEPITCLFGVFEVNRDVFGRNWRIFAYSVIMTCAVVAMTCGNILADTLGLLILCVIVSVVCCAASFWALPLVIAKANVFGYLQMVFYLQLPGALDSFYLADEECLPGGPHFSYTFYNTVSALIGNVGGLAGITVFNYIFSKHSYRLTLVVTTTVQILASVFDIIMVKRWNIAIGIPDRAMYIMGDAVVFQVCYYLTWMPVVILLSRLCPRGSESMVYALMAGFANLGETMATSIGSLIMEYAWGIVTTPPCDFSNVPMLLLVGHILAPILIIPLSLLLPAARVCDDINVDGEAVKREAKKYISHDDSDSSSAAGKH, from the coding sequence ATGACGTCAGAGTCACACCTTGAGGAGGCGGATGATAACCTCCACAATCGGCACGCCGATACACAGGTCCTCGCTGACGTGGATAACGAGTACTCTGACGAGTATGTCCACCCTGGTGCCCGTCGCCTCTACGTCAAGCTTCCCTTCATGCAGCACATCCCCATCTTCAGCGAGGCCGCCACCTCCTATGGCCCTGGTTGCATTGGGTCACTTGGTATTTGCTACCTCCTGTGTAAGGGTATTGCAAACAGCATTATCGGTTACGCGAAGCAGCCACTCTTCATGAACCGCTACGGTATTAGCGGCCTGCGCTATCAGCGCCTCTCCAGCATTACCTCGATGGGCTGGTCCATCAAGGCCTTTACAGCCATGCTGTgcgacgccttcgccgccttcggGTACACGAAGCGTTGGTACATGTTCGCTTCCTGTCTGctcggcggcgtcttcgccCTCATTTTGGGTCTGCTGCCTGCCAAGGAATCGTCCGCGAAcaccgcctgcgccttcATCTTCCTTACTGCCTTCAGTAAGGCCAACGTGGATATCCTCTCCGAAGGTCTCTACAGTCGTCTGATGCGCCGTCGGCCCAAGGCTGGTGCCGCGCTGGTGAGCTGGATCTGGTGGTTCATCATGGTGGGTGCCATCATCGCGGCCGCCATCCAGGGACCGCTGTCCGACTCCAGCATGGTACAGGTGGGCATCTTTATCGCTGCCGGCCTGCAGGTGGTTTGTGCGCTGATCTTTTTCTTCAACCTGTACGAGGAGCGCACTAACAGAGTGGAGCGTTGGGAGGATGCGCttgcgctggaggcggagatgcgTGCGGAGCTGGGCATGgacgtggcagcagcgcaggctCGGCTGCGTGCTCAGATGCAGCTCGCTCACAAGAGCccctgcagcaccagcaccgagGTGGAGCCCATCACCATGCCCATGAAGGATGTCGCTCCCCACGAGGGACAGAGGTTGAAGGTCAGTGGTGCCCTGGTGACGGAGCTGGCTGACACAGCAGAGCAGGATGATGAGGACCTACAGAGCctcgaagcggcggcgcgcgctcgcGTGGGTGAGCCCATCACATGCCTCTTCGGGGTCTTTGAGGTCAACAGGGATGTCTTTGGCCGTAACTGGAGGATCTTCGCGTACAGCGTAATCATGacgtgcgccgtcgtcgccatgACGTGCGGCAACATTCTTGCCGACACGCTTGGTCTGCTGATCCTCTGCGTCATTGTCTCCGTTGTCTGCTGTGCTGCATCCTTCTGGGCCCTGCCCCTTGTCATCGCCAAGGCGAACGTCTTTGGCTATCTGCAGATGGTCTTCTATCTGCAGCTGCCTGGCGCGCTCGACAGCTTCTACCTCGCTGATGAGGAATGCCTCCCCGGCGGCCCGCACTTCTCGTACACCTTCTACAATACGGTGAGTGCCCTCATCGGCAACGTTGGTGGTCTTGCTGGTATCACCGTATTCAACTACATCTTCTCCAAGCACAGCTACCGGCTGACTCTTGTCGTCACCACCACTGTGCAGATCCTTGCCTCCGTCTTCGATATCATTATGGTGAAGCGCTGGAACATCGCAATTGGCATCCCGGACCGCGCCATGTACATCATGGGCGACGCCGTTGTGTTTCAGGTGTGCTACTATCTGACGTGGATGCCAGTCGTGATTCTGCTCTCGCGCCTGTGCCCTCGCGGCTCGGAGAGCATGGTGTACGCGCTGATGGCTGGTTTTGCCAACCTCGGAGAGACGATGGCGACCTCGATCGGCTCGCTGATCATGGAGTACGCCTGGGGCATCGTGACAACCCCACCGTGCGACTTCAGCAACGTGCCCATGCTCTTGCTTGTGGGCCACATCCTGGCTCCCATTTTGATCATCCCACTCtccttgctgctgccggcagcgcgtgTCTGCGACGACATCAACGTGGACGGAGAGGCAGtcaagagagaggcgaagaagtACATCTCgcacgacgacagcgacagcagtAGTGCCGCCGGCAAGCATTGA